The Candidatus Methylacidithermus pantelleriae genome contains a region encoding:
- the hisB gene encoding imidazoleglycerol-phosphate dehydratase HisB, whose translation MKERKASVQRKTRETSIHVELNLDGPGKTEITTGIPFFDHMLELLGYHWGVDLQIQAQGDLGVDFHHTVEDTGLTLGQAFHQALGLREGINRYGFCLLPMDETLVQVALDISGRPFLVFRSPRWFPLAHVMVGNFPAQLAEEFFRAFVQQASITLHMEILRTRDVHHCLEGLFKGLGRALRQAVALDPRVIGPPSTKGTL comes from the coding sequence ATGAAAGAACGAAAGGCTTCGGTCCAACGGAAAACCCGCGAGACTTCCATCCACGTCGAACTCAACCTGGATGGTCCAGGGAAGACCGAGATTACTACGGGCATACCCTTTTTCGATCATATGCTTGAGCTTTTGGGATATCACTGGGGTGTGGACCTTCAAATCCAAGCCCAAGGAGATCTTGGCGTCGACTTCCACCATACGGTGGAGGATACAGGTCTAACCCTGGGCCAAGCTTTCCACCAGGCGTTAGGGTTACGCGAAGGAATCAACCGGTATGGTTTTTGCCTTCTTCCCATGGATGAAACCCTCGTCCAGGTAGCACTGGACATTAGCGGCCGGCCTTTTCTGGTCTTTCGCAGCCCCCGGTGGTTCCCGCTGGCTCATGTTATGGTTGGGAATTTTCCTGCGCAGCTTGCCGAAGAATTTTTTCGGGCGTTTGTCCAGCAGGCTTCGATCACGCTTCACATGGAAATCCTTCGCACCCGAGACGTACATCATTGCCTAGAAGGCCTCTTTAAGGGTCTTGGACGTGCCTTGCGACAGGCCGTAGCGTTGGATCCGCGCGTGATAGGCCCTCCCAGCACCAAGGGAACTCTCTAG